Proteins encoded in a region of the Drosophila busckii strain San Diego stock center, stock number 13000-0081.31 chromosome 2L, ASM1175060v1, whole genome shotgun sequence genome:
- the LOC108607612 gene encoding odorant receptor 42b yields the protein MRSKPFARMHVWPLTEQVQSRDAFVYIDRGMQVAGWIPPAKKLARRIYFLWTVITTVMVIILLDVSLLMSYFKDFRRFNAGQFLTSLQVGLNCFGSSIKACYTFAGIKRFSRAKQLLDRMDQRCTSDEQRLHMHRWVARCNQVYMYFQVMYSFYALSTFLAGALSGQLAWRMYNPLIDAEASKQHFWLAAILEYVWMSGAVFQDQMADSYPIIYFLMLRAHITLLKQRLRRLRTNTKLTEKQNYAELINCIGDHRLILEYCSTLAPVVSATIFVQFLLVGIVMGLTVINIMFFASFWTGLGAAIFLFDVIMQTFPFCYICNLIMDDSQELAYCLFHSNWLDADRRYRHTLRHFLHNVQQPIIMTAGGVFIISMSTNVSVAKLAFSVVTFVKQLNIAENFRE from the exons ATGCGCAGCAAACCGTTCGCCCGTATGCACGTCTGGCCACTAACAGAGCAGGTCCAGTCGCGCGATGCGTTCGTCTATATAGATCGAGGCATGCAGGTTGCCGGTTGGATACCACCTGCTAAGAAATTAGCGCGTCGCATCTACTTCTTGTGGACCGTGATAACCACAGTCATGGTCATAATATTGCTGGATGTGTCGCTTTTGATGAGCTACTTCAAAGATTTTCGCCGCTTCAATGCGGGCCAGTTCCTCACTTCACTCCAGGTGGGCCTAAACTGTTTTGGCTCCAGCATCAAGGCGTGCTACACATTCGCCGGCATTAAGAGATTCAGCcgtgccaagcagctgctcgaTCGCATGGACCAGCGCTGCACGAGCGACGAGCAGCGGCTGCACATGCATCGTTGGGTGGCGCGCTGCAATCAGGTCTACATGTACTTCCAAGTGATGTACTCCTTCTATGCCCTATCCACGTTTCTGGCAGGCGCCCTGAGCGGTCAGCTGGCCTGGAGGATGTATAACCCGCTTATTGACGCAGAGGCGAGCAAGCAGCACTTTTGGCTAGCTGCCATACTGGAGTATGTGTGGATGTCTGGTGCGGTGTTCCAGGACCAAATGGCTGACTCCTACCCTATTATTTACTTCCTCATGCTGCGTGCCCACATTACGCTACTCAAGCAGCGTCTGCGCCGCTTGCGCACGAACACAAAACTGACGGAAAAGCAGAACTATGCGGAGCTGATCAACTGCATTGGGGATCACAGGCTAATACTAGA ATATTGCAGCACACTCGCTCCAGTTGTTTCTGCCACAATATTCGTGCAGTTTCTGTTGGTTGGCATCGTCATGGGTCTGACTGTCATAAACATTATGTTCTTCGCCAGCTTCTGGACTGGCCTGGGCGCAGCCATTTTCCTATTTGATGTCATAATGCAAACTTTCCCCTTTTGCTACATTTGCAATCTGATTATGGACGACAGCCAGGAGTTGGCCTACTGCTTGTTTCACTCCAACTGGTTGGACGCAGATCGACGCTATAGGCACACACTGCGCCACTTTTTGCACAATGTCCAGCAGCCAATTATAATGACAGCTGGAggtgtgtttattatttccATGAGTACAAATGTTTCG gTGGCCAAGCTTGCATTTTCGGTAGTTACATTcgttaaacaattaaacataGCAGAAAATTTCAGGGAGTAA
- the LOC108606100 gene encoding uncharacterized protein LOC108606100, with translation MAEQLFPGLERPLPQLPSLHYTLFAYREELRRRDAPFMKMSSIKLHLTDNLILQTIKNIRQLDTMEIMNLNREIVFKRKLTKQMGKVRKLEKLGLNVDPRKLNEVRWH, from the coding sequence ATGGCGGAGCAACTCTTCCCGGGCCTGGAACGACCACTGCCCCAGCTGCCTTCGTTACACTACACGCTCTTCGCCTACAGGGAGGAGCTGAGACGTCGGGATGCGCCCTTTATGAAAATGTCCAGCATCAAGCTACACTTGACCGATAACTTGATACTGCAGACAATTAAGAACATCAGGCAACTGGACACCATGGAGATTATGAACCTTAATCGTGAGATTGTCTTTAAGCGCAAGCTCACTAAGCAAATGGGAAAGGTGCGCAAACTGGAGAAGCTCGGACTGAATGTAGATCCGCGCAAGCTCAACGAAGTTAGATGGCACTAA